A single window of Chitinophaga sp. XS-30 DNA harbors:
- a CDS encoding 5'(3')-deoxyribonucleotidase: MARIVIDMDGVMADLTQHYINWYAERTGERISPEALIGVPETQGFPQEGIVPQFLHTPGFFRTAPVMPGSQEVIRKLMEQHEVFIVSAAVEFPQSLSEKIEWLNEHFPFISWKHMVFCGLKTIVEADYMIDDYDKNLRFFKGKPLLFSAPHNVGHELYKDYKRMDTWHDVADYFAAIEEPVVMHQAAS; the protein is encoded by the coding sequence ATGGCAAGAATTGTAATAGACATGGATGGCGTAATGGCGGATTTGACGCAGCATTATATCAACTGGTATGCGGAGCGTACCGGTGAGCGGATCAGCCCGGAAGCGCTGATCGGGGTACCCGAAACCCAGGGTTTCCCGCAGGAAGGCATCGTGCCGCAGTTCCTGCATACGCCGGGGTTCTTCCGCACCGCTCCCGTAATGCCGGGCAGCCAGGAGGTGATCAGGAAGCTGATGGAACAGCATGAGGTGTTCATTGTGTCCGCTGCGGTCGAATTTCCACAGTCCTTATCCGAAAAGATCGAATGGCTGAATGAGCATTTCCCCTTCATCAGCTGGAAACACATGGTGTTCTGCGGCCTGAAAACGATCGTGGAAGCGGATTATATGATCGATGATTACGACAAGAACCTGCGGTTCTTCAAGGGAAAGCCGCTGCTTTTCAGCGCCCCGCATAATGTAGGGCATGAGTTGTATAAGGATTACAAGCGCATGGATACCTGGCACGATGTGGCCGATTATTTTGCGGCCATTGAAGAGCCGGTGGTCATGCATCAGGCCGCTTCATAG